A window of Plasmodium malariae genome assembly, chromosome: 12 genomic DNA:
TCCCCCACTTGTTCTAATTTCCCCATATCAGTTgtgttttcattttcatataatgGGATTAAGTCATCTGGGTGCATATCCTTATACTTTCCATAATTATTTGATGTCGACGATTCGGCTGAATCGGTTGATACATCTGACCCATCTGATGCATCATCGTCACttacaatattaatattgcTCATTCGTccattattacataaatcTGTCTCTTCATTTTCACTTTCATATAAGGAGCAAGAATCATCGGATAAATTTTCACGTGTTTCGCCATTGTTTGGACGccttttattttcatctcCTATCATAATAATCTTCTTGGCTTCACTTTCTTCATCCAGCTGGTAAAACTGTTTTAACTCGTTTTCGTTTTCGTCTGTGTTGATTTTATTTTCGTTTTCGTCTGTGTTGATTTTATTTTCGTTTTCGTCTGTgttgattttattttcattttcgtctgtgttgattttattttcattttcgtttttactttcatttttttttttttttttctcactACTGCAATTAACATCATGTCCATCAACATCGTCAACAAATTTTGTGTCATCATCATTTCGAAAACATTTAGTATAACTTACGTTATTCCTATTATCGATTGAACTATTATCGTCAAtcttgttattattatacttacctctttttcttctatttattactttttctttttgccTATCTAATGATAAGTAGTCCCCCCTCTCGTCCGTGTGCATTACCTTTGTCGGGCTCATCGAGGAACAGTCTTCAACATTACGCGCTGAACGCACATCATTTGGCACGCCAATCATCGAGTTATTTGGTATGCCAATCATCGAGTCATTTGTCATGTAACTCACTTCCTCATTTACTACCTCATTAAGTTcaatcttatttttatatgcatataaatatgcgTCGTTTATTTTGGGcgaattaattttatctgATCTGTCTTCTATTTGACATTCTTCATGCTCCTTTGCATTTAacatatttcaaatataaaaggttacaaaaaaaaaaaaaaaaaaaaaaaaaaaaaagaataaatttatataaaaattcaaataaataaaaataaagcaatgGCATTTTCaccattaattttataatgcctattataaataaaaagtaaatgaGCGAAAAAAATcttcaaaataattaaattctGTTCGCGtgaagtatgtatatatgtaaacaaatacatacatttacctataaatattatacgtttgcatatatttatataatatgtacctacatatacattaaaaaaaaaataaagattgCGTTTTTCGTtgattattcatttatttgttcatccatctatttcattatttaattaaaataaaataaattaagcaAATGCTGCTTAAAATACAATGCCTGATTGAATTACAAAAACATGATAGTGGATGATAATACAACGTCACAGGATGTgggtgaaaaaaaaaaaaaaaaaaaaaaaagataaacgaattacataaaagcatatacatatacatatgcatatatatatactatacccatttatagtatatttttttttttttttttgtgtgcatacattattttatatatacataacgagagaaaaagatttttaactctgatttttaattatatataaaattataaatagaaataaaaacaaacatttatagttttatgatttcttttcttttttttttttattattcttcattttttcctcaATTAACTTTTTCATCAAAACGTGTTATATAATACGCGAATGATACATATACGAATAAATACATtcgtaatatataaatatatatattatttatacgtatatattgtatgcatttatgtatgttcatgtatgtttatatatatatatatatatatatattatttatatttatattacatatagatgtatgtattacttcataaaggaaagaaaataaagtataacTTATAGTATATAATGATGAAATATGAAGCTCTTTTTAAGCACACTGGGAGATGTACAGCATacaatatatagatatattatatatacatagatcataaatgtataaaaaaaatatatatatatatatataaatgtataaaatttagtaatttttttttctgtatatattttaaggaaTGTTTTATGTGCTAATTTTCGAATAACATAGAATTATTATTGAATGCATTACGTAACTTACTACTTTGTGCTACACtatttatcaaaaaagggcataaaggaataaaaaaaaataatagtacaaTAATAGCGAAAAAATAGCAAATTAATAGCGGAATTACAgcaaaattatagaaaaaaatattagcaaAGTAATAACGAAATAATAGCAAAATATTGGCAAAATATTGACAAAATATTGGCAACATATTGACAAAATATTGGCAGCATATTGACAAAATATTGGCAGCATATTGACAAAATATTGGCAGCATATTGACAAAATATTGGCAGCATATTGACAAAATATTGGCAGCATATTGACAAAATATTGGCAGCATATTGACAAAATATTGGCAGCATATTGACAAAATATTGGCAGCATATTGACAAAATATTCGCaacatattaacaaaatatttgcaaaatattgacaaaatattaacaaactAATAACGAAAATATAACGAAAAAGTAGTTAATAGCGACTTAATACCGAATTAATTgcaaaataatagaaaaataaaagccaatttaaagcaaaataatggcaaaataacaaaaatgtagtagaaaaataataataaaataagtgaGCTATAAGTAATAAAAGCACAGTAGagttcaaaaatataaacctTACTATATATGGGGAAAACCACATCCATTATGTATAGAAGTATTTTTGTGCATGTACGcatgtataaatgtaatattttacgGTAACAATAATTCTATATGTCTGTGtgaaaacataattttacaaatatataattaaatatagaatTATATCTTTGTGCTTCATTTGCTTcttgtaatttataaaaaaaaaaaaaaaaaaaaatgttctttAACTCTAGTTACAGTAAGAAAAAGAGCATTTtgcattataataatatattatctaaGATAAATTGTGAGATACATTACTTAAACAACTTAAAAGGTTAGAAGGTGGTTCCTCCAAGCGCAAAATTTTTACTACGCGAAGTGttcgtacatacatatatacatgtatacgtacatataaatatatatatatatatatatatatatacctacttACATGCACCTGTACACATATTCACGTATTCGTCGACACTCTCCTGGAAAACAGTTGAGCGCGAAATGGACTATCAACTATTTTTAGAAAGCTTGGAGGAAGCGAGTTATCTACGCAAGGTGAAGTACCTTAATGCTAAGGACTTAACAGATTTTAACATAAAAGCAGCATATTATATTTGCAAGGAAATACATGAAAAGCAGTTAAGTAACGAAAATGGTTATGTAGTTATAGGATTATCAGGGGGTAGAACACCTATCgatgtttataaaaatatatgtttaattaaaGATGTAGAAATTGATAAAAGtaaactaattttttttataattgatGAAAGATACAAAAGTGATGATCATAAATTTAGtaattataagaatattaaatttttattttatgaattacGTATAAATGAGAAGGAACAATTGTTCAGACCAGACACAACAAAGAATCTTGTTGAATGTATAAGagaatataatgaaaaaataaagtacatGCTGAAAAAATACAAGAAAATTGATATAGCAATATTAGGTATGGGTAGTGACTTTCATATAGCTAGTTTATttccaaatatattttataatatatatatgaataattatcaaaatgggtatatatatgaagataAGTCAATTCATCATAtgcaaaataatgaaaacgATAATGAGAATGACagtttaaatttattaaaagaatatgtatattttacaacTACTAATAATTTTGATGTTCGAAAAAGAATTACAGTATCTTTAGATGTATTAGGAAATGCActaagtaaaatatttttattgaattcCGCAGAAAAATTAGACCTATGGAAAAATATGCTTTTAAAATCATATATAGATGcgaattataatttataccCAGCTGTTTATTTAATAGATACTTGTAACACTACTGTTATAACATGTggttatgaaaattatacaaaacaGTTACAAGAAATTTATGATTCCAATAATTCCATATCATCCCACACTAGTAATAGCTTTCATAAAAGAGAATTATTAACTATAATTGTTTTTGGCTGTTCAGGTGATttggcaaaaaaaaaaatatatccagctatatttaaactattttgtaataaattattaccaAAAGATTTATTAGTAATTGGTTTTGCTAGAACAGCACAAGATTTTGAATCCTTTTTTGATAAACTAGTCATATATTTGAAGAAGTGTTTACATTGTTATGAGGATTTGTCTATTTCGCAAAAAAGAGATCTCTTAAATTCGTTCAAACATAGGTGCAGGTACTATATTGGTAATTATGCCTGTTCAGAAagttttgaaaattttaataaatatttgataGAGGTGGAGCAGGAAGCGCACTCCAATGAGTACACGTGttattacaatattataGGTGAGGATAAATCGTGCAGTAGTGATTTACACAAAAGGGGCACAAATGATGAATGGTCAAGATGTCCTCCAACGGATGCAACTGATGTAGCACATTCCACGGCGAACTATACTTATGTGATAAACAGAATGCTGTATTTAGCATTACCTCCGCACATTTTTGTTAGTAcattaaagaattataagAAACATTGTTTGAACAGCAATGGGACggacaaaatattattagagAAACCTTTTGGAAATGATTTGgaatcttttaaaatattatcaaaaCAGATATTAGAAAATTTCAATgaacaacatatatatagaatagaTCATTATTTAGGTAAAGATATGGTTTCAGgattaatgaaattaaaatttacgaatacttttttattatccttAATGAATAggcattttattaaatgcattaaaattaccttaaaagaaacaaaagGAGTATATGGTAGAGGTCAGTATTTTGATCCATATGGTATCATAAGAGATGTTATGCAAAATCATATGTTAcaattattaacattaataACTATGGAGGATCCTATAGATTTAAGTGATGAATCagttaaaaatgaaaaggttaaaatattgaaatgtATACCATCTATAAAATTAGAAGATAGTATTATTGGTCAATATATCAAATCAAATAATTATCAGGAAGATAATTCGAATGAAGATAATATTGATGAATCAAAAAGAAATCATAGTTATCATGATGATCCACATATAGATGCAAATTCAATTACTCCCACATTCTGTACATGtatcttatatattaattctatTAATTGGTATGGTGTTccaataatatttaaaacagGAAAAGGATTAAATAAAGACATATGTGAAATCAGAATTcaatttcataatattatggGCTCATCTGatgaaaatatgtataacaatgagtttgttattattttacaacCTGTTGAAGTAATATATCTAAAAATGATGATCAAAAAAACTGGATGTGAGGAAATGGAAGAAGTACAATTAAATTTAAcagttaatgaaaaaaataaaaaagccaATGTCCCAGAGGCATATGAAACTTTATTATTAGAATGTTTTaaaggatataaaaaaaaatttatttcagaTGAAGAACTATATGAATCATGGAGAATATTTACCCCCTTATTAAACGAATTAcaagaaaaacaaattaaaccATTGAAATATCCATTTGGTTCATCAGGGCCAAAAGAAGTTTTTGATCTTgtgaagaaatattataactatggaaaaaattatacgaaCACTCCTGAATTTGTCAGAAAATCTTCCATTTATGAGGATAATCTGCTAGATATTAATTGGGAAAAGAAGTGTCTTAAAACCAGTTAATTTTACGGGTAGCGCTAACGCATAAGCTATAACGCATACGCTAGTGTATgtacatttgtatatatatatatatttatatattcaaacgAACGTAGATAGGCAGTTTTACACACATTATTTGGTGcttaaaattaacaatagCTGCAAATGACGTTGCAACATTTCCAACACAGATATGTGCAcacgtatttatatgtaagtacGCATGTGTATGGGCATATAATCCTTATTtgaatacatttattaattaataggTGCATTCGTTTATCCATTCATTTATCCATTCGTCAATGCGTTCGTTTAATCATGCGTATTTATATTCGAATATTCATTCGTTTTTCTTTCTgtttattcgtttatttgtttgctagcattttatatgcatatttatgaaCATTTCGCATTTTGCAAAATTGTTCCACTTATTATGAAGTCACAGTGTACCTTTTCTTGTATAAACGTATATGTGCAATtacgaaaaattaatttttatgaattttcacatatatatgtgttaatCTCCCATCTACCTTACCTATTTACCCTAATTAAgtaattacatatttattataaatttatggaTTTCAAAAtctctacatatatatgataaccACAATAAGTAGTTTACTAtgtagaatattttttatgttttcaaatatttttattttgctacaCAATTTATACAAGACGCAGCGTTTTTGAAAGtattcacatatatttatattattaacatagtggcaattaaaaaaaaggaaaaaagaaaagagaaacattaaaaatatcaaatgTTTTCgctaaaattaaattattttttaaacattttatttgtttacttATCGTAAAATTCgcatatttaaaatgataataaaaatataaggaaatgggtgtattattttatataaatatttacataaaaaaattgtacgtGTGTGAATATGTGAGaactgttttattttgttttttatacatttattatggctgctctttttttttttttttttttttttttaaattactagATATGTGTGCCAAAGGAtctattcatttttatataataatgaaacatTCTCAAGTGATATAGCGATATTATATGGTgagtaattttattaaaaaaggtaaagtttataaaaaagaaatttttttttttgaaattttaacACTTGAACACAAAAATAAGTTTTAAGGCGAATTAAAGTAACAAAGGTATTATAAATAAGCATAAGAAAATGTTCGAACTTTTACTCATagttaaaatgaattatacaAGATAAGCAAAATTACAgtcataaatttaatattttattttttatttttctatataaagAACATTAACTAAAAAAGTTTAATTATgcattcatattattattcttttatataatgttaaaaCGTATTTTCATTGACTCGTTTTTGTAGTAAGCATTTTAAGAGGTTAGAGAAGATAACTTCAGAATGagatacttatattttttattaggGTAATAAGTGCtgctaaaatataaaaattagtgcaaaaattaatgcacacaataaaatttttatataaaatccttattttatattttatcagttacaataaaaaaaaaaaataaaaaaaaattaaaatgttgtAAGAAGCCACTTTACAAATACGAATGAAGCAAAACATTGACATTATCCAAAATAATAGGTATTTCttaagaattatattaaaataaaatagatgtATAACAAaacaattctttttatatataaaaatttatatcattatttttccatttaattttttctttttgtacatatattattcgCGCGTTATTTGCCCACTGGCATATTCGCAATTATTCTGTTctgtttacattttttaaaaaagtatcaatacattttataactattcataatttttttcctgtatttatattttcaatacgttctttgtaatatttatgGACCTTCCACATGAAGATCAAATATcctgatatattattttttttttcaagataatatatataattgttctttaagttacaataattttactaaatgaattttttttctttttgaaaatgtataaaagaaAACTTTTCTTTTGATAAATAAACTGCTAtgaaatacacatatataatatatatatatatatatatatatatatatatatatatacatataatatatcatacataaaaggatatattcataatatcaTTTCGTATTTATTTTGCACATATTAACTGTTgataattcttctttttttaaacctTAAAATGTGAAATATTCCAatggaatataaaaaaagtatatatatgtacatttatatatatatatatatatgtaaatgattacatatatgtgaataat
This region includes:
- the PmUG01_12063200 gene encoding glucose-6-phosphate dehydrogenase-6-phosphogluconolactonase, putative, with the translated sequence MDYQLFLESLEEASYLRKVKYLNAKDLTDFNIKAAYYICKEIHEKQLSNENGYVVIGLSGGRTPIDVYKNICLIKDVEIDKSKLIFFIIDERYKSDDHKFSNYKNIKFLFYELRINEKEQLFRPDTTKNLVECIREYNEKIKYMLKKYKKIDIAILGMGSDFHIASLFPNIFYNIYMNNYQNGYIYEDKSIHHMQNNENDNENDSLNLLKEYVYFTTTNNFDVRKRITVSLDVLGNALSKIFLLNSAEKLDLWKNMLLKSYIDANYNLYPAVYLIDTCNTTVITCGYENYTKQLQEIYDSNNSISSHTSNSFHKRELLTIIVFGCSGDLAKKKIYPAIFKLFCNKLLPKDLLVIGFARTAQDFESFFDKLVIYLKKCLHCYEDLSISQKRDLLNSFKHRCRYYIGNYACSESFENFNKYLIEVEQEAHSNEYTCYYNIIGEDKSCSSDLHKRGTNDEWSRCPPTDATDVAHSTANYTYVINRMLYLALPPHIFVSTLKNYKKHCLNSNGTDKILLEKPFGNDLESFKILSKQILENFNEQHIYRIDHYLGKDMVSGLMKLKFTNTFLLSLMNRHFIKCIKITLKETKGVYGRGQYFDPYGIIRDVMQNHMLQLLTLITMEDPIDLSDESVKNEKVKILKCIPSIKLEDSIIGQYIKSNNYQEDNSNEDNIDESKRNHSYHDDPHIDANSITPTFCTCILYINSINWYGVPIIFKTGKGLNKDICEIRIQFHNIMGSSDENMYNNEFVIILQPVEVIYLKMMIKKTGCEEMEEVQLNLTVNEKNKKANVPEAYETLLLECFKGYKKKFISDEELYESWRIFTPLLNELQEKQIKPLKYPFGSSGPKEVFDLVKKYYNYGKNYTNTPEFVRKSSIYEDNLLDINWEKKCLKTS